The Leadbettera azotonutricia ZAS-9 genome has a window encoding:
- a CDS encoding FAD-dependent oxidoreductase: MRKYDRIILGAGLYGLYAALFCAKKGESAVVLEYEDAPFTRATYINQARVHMGYHYPRSYSTAIKSAHYFNRFFEEFGFSIHTKFDQVYAMSENFSWSSAEQFTVFCKSAGIRCEELPVSRYFNPKMCDGAFLTEEYTYDARILRDFFLEELKKYPKIEFFYNARLQSIEKGDEGYVIAAPGQTFTASFVLNATYASVNQILALAGYEPFAIKYELCEIILCDAKAHLNDVGITVMDGPFFSIMPFGKTGFHSLTSVTFTPHKTSYDALPTFPCQETSGGHCSSAQFGNCDSCPAKPESAWPYMNSLSRKYLKPEYDFAYRSSLFSMKPILKASELDDSRPTVIRRHSQNPDFVSVLSGKINTVYDLDEVLQE, translated from the coding sequence GTGAGAAAATACGACAGAATAATTCTGGGAGCCGGTTTGTACGGCCTCTACGCTGCTCTTTTCTGTGCAAAAAAAGGCGAAAGCGCGGTGGTTCTGGAATATGAAGACGCCCCTTTTACCAGGGCCACCTATATAAACCAGGCCCGGGTTCACATGGGCTACCACTATCCCCGGTCGTACTCCACGGCGATTAAATCAGCCCATTATTTCAACCGTTTTTTTGAAGAATTCGGTTTTTCGATACACACAAAATTCGATCAGGTTTACGCCATGTCGGAAAATTTTTCCTGGTCCAGCGCGGAGCAGTTCACGGTATTCTGCAAATCTGCGGGTATACGCTGCGAAGAACTACCCGTTTCCCGCTATTTTAATCCGAAAATGTGCGACGGCGCCTTTCTAACCGAAGAATACACCTACGACGCGCGTATTCTGCGGGATTTTTTTCTGGAAGAACTTAAAAAATACCCAAAAATTGAGTTTTTTTACAACGCTAGGCTTCAAAGCATCGAAAAAGGCGATGAGGGCTATGTTATAGCGGCTCCGGGGCAGACTTTTACGGCGTCTTTCGTTCTTAATGCGACCTACGCGTCGGTTAACCAGATCCTCGCCCTGGCCGGGTATGAACCTTTTGCAATAAAATACGAGCTTTGCGAAATTATCCTGTGCGATGCAAAGGCGCATCTTAATGACGTAGGCATCACGGTCATGGACGGCCCCTTTTTCTCGATAATGCCTTTCGGCAAAACCGGTTTCCATTCACTCACCTCTGTTACGTTCACGCCGCACAAAACAAGCTACGATGCGCTGCCTACGTTCCCGTGCCAGGAGACGAGCGGCGGCCACTGCAGTTCCGCCCAATTCGGCAACTGCGATTCTTGTCCGGCAAAACCGGAAAGCGCGTGGCCGTATATGAACAGCCTTTCCCGTAAGTACCTGAAACCCGAATACGACTTTGCTTACCGCTCTTCGCTTTTCTCGATGAAGCCGATTCTGAAAGCCTCGGAGTTGGACGATTCGCGCCCAACGGTGATACGGCGCCATTCGCAAAACCCGGACTTTGTCAGCGTACTATCGGGCAAGATAAACACGGTATACGATCTGGACGAAGTTTTACAGGAATGA
- a CDS encoding InlB B-repeat-containing protein: MKNRIAHIGISIVLTVSFAVLGCQSPTDSGGGKISTTYSVNIENLSHGSIIANPSKAEAGEKVYLIINPDPEHRLTAGSLVVIDSDNNEISLTPEGSSYYFNMPKSYVTVNALFEVIQTQTYNIEVASLANGSIFSNPTSSLAENTVSLYVIPQLNYKLKPGSLTVISGAVSIDTNEDNGVYTFTMPSSNVAVSAEFESAIVYVERHTIKYGQFNGGSVRSLSNEAAAGDTVYLIINAETNYRLTINSLTVTGSSGNVSVNETNGLYSFSMPDSDVTVNANFEYFQVQTYNVNISGTLTHGHIVSNPSTAAEGSVVYLFVEPNTGYQLSTGSLTVSGVTHIEGSGNIYFFTMPASNVTAQAQFELISVETVYTAAIADDLVHGTIKALPGSAVEGETVYIFINPETGYQLIIDSLTVTGSGGNALVDVSNGLYSFTMPGSEVTISAHFETAVETIYAVNIGILSGGKVTATPSVAAGGSMVYLMVEPDAGKQLQADSLKVSGTPPLSVSGGVYSFIMPASDVTVNASFEPIPNYSITSGALSNGAITVNPASAAENSTVYLFVTPDSGYRLKADTLKGTPATGPVITPTFNNGVYSFTMPASNVAIAAQFELIPIIYYTVNLGSIANGAITANPESARANSTVYLFVNPTNGYQLKANSLAVSGVAQINGSGGVYSFTMPTSNVTVSAQFEKCPYAVTVMSANTAYITTDKSIALMGDTVTLTVVPPVHKKLIDNSLIVSDSSGYITPVKVNDSKYTFTMPGSDVMVNSFFEPVYYIIAKGATDHGNIILSRLSAAFNDTVTGSVSPDAGYHFESISVTAGSETVTVERNGSDFSFIMPGSAVTVSAVFSNETVSGGTATVTITGPRDENIQLEGISGSLILSKTGSSGKPSSVTVTVADSSYTGIQWFVNNNEMETLPGSDSLLLKAADYPLTGCSLTVMVYKGEVPYTKILNFEVRE, encoded by the coding sequence ATGAAGAACCGAATTGCGCATATAGGAATTTCTATTGTTTTGACAGTCTCTTTTGCTGTCTTAGGATGTCAAAGCCCCACTGATAGTGGTGGTGGGAAAATATCCACTACCTATAGCGTTAATATAGAAAACCTTTCCCATGGTTCTATCATTGCAAATCCTTCCAAAGCGGAAGCGGGGGAAAAAGTATACCTGATTATTAATCCAGATCCAGAGCATCGCCTGACAGCGGGTTCGCTGGTTGTAATAGATTCAGACAATAATGAGATCAGCTTAACCCCGGAAGGCAGCAGTTACTATTTCAATATGCCTAAATCGTATGTTACCGTAAACGCACTGTTTGAAGTTATTCAGACGCAAACATACAATATCGAAGTTGCGTCCCTTGCCAACGGCTCTATTTTCTCCAATCCTACAAGTTCCCTTGCAGAAAATACGGTATCGTTGTATGTAATTCCACAGCTCAATTATAAACTAAAGCCCGGTTCTCTTACAGTTATTTCCGGTGCTGTTTCTATTGATACAAACGAGGATAATGGTGTTTATACCTTCACTATGCCTTCTTCCAATGTGGCTGTGAGCGCTGAATTTGAATCCGCCATTGTTTATGTGGAAAGGCATACAATCAAATATGGTCAATTTAACGGCGGTTCTGTCAGATCCCTTTCCAATGAAGCTGCGGCAGGAGATACTGTATACTTGATAATAAATGCAGAAACTAATTACCGTCTGACAATAAATTCACTAACAGTAACTGGAAGCAGTGGGAATGTTTCTGTGAATGAGACTAATGGTTTGTACTCTTTTAGTATGCCTGACTCGGATGTAACGGTAAACGCCAATTTTGAATATTTTCAGGTCCAAACCTATAATGTGAATATTAGTGGAACTCTTACCCATGGACATATTGTTTCAAATCCTTCGACTGCTGCTGAAGGCAGTGTTGTGTATTTGTTTGTAGAACCCAATACTGGTTATCAGCTTAGCACGGGATCATTGACAGTAAGCGGCGTTACCCATATAGAAGGGAGCGGTAATATCTATTTCTTTACCATGCCGGCTTCCAATGTAACAGCTCAAGCTCAGTTTGAATTAATCTCGGTAGAGACAGTTTATACAGCAGCAATCGCTGACGATCTTGTTCATGGTACAATTAAGGCCCTGCCTGGTTCAGCTGTAGAGGGAGAAACGGTATACATCTTTATAAATCCTGAAACAGGCTATCAGTTAATAATAGATTCACTGACAGTGACCGGAAGCGGCGGAAATGCCCTTGTGGATGTGTCTAATGGTTTGTATTCCTTTACCATGCCCGGTTCAGAAGTAACCATAAGCGCTCACTTTGAAACAGCTGTAGAAACCATCTATGCAGTGAATATTGGAATCCTTTCGGGCGGCAAGGTTACTGCCACTCCCTCAGTAGCAGCTGGGGGTAGTATGGTCTACCTGATGGTGGAACCTGACGCTGGTAAACAATTGCAGGCTGATTCTTTGAAAGTATCCGGGACGCCGCCGCTCAGTGTCAGCGGGGGTGTTTATTCCTTTATTATGCCTGCCTCGGATGTGACGGTGAACGCATCCTTTGAACCCATTCCAAATTATTCTATAACATCCGGGGCACTTTCGAATGGCGCTATTACTGTGAATCCGGCTTCTGCAGCCGAAAATAGTACTGTGTATCTTTTTGTAACTCCGGACAGTGGTTACAGGCTGAAAGCGGATACCCTGAAAGGAACTCCTGCCACCGGTCCTGTTATTACCCCAACCTTTAATAATGGCGTTTATTCTTTTACAATGCCTGCTTCCAATGTAGCCATAGCAGCTCAGTTTGAGCTAATCCCGATAATTTATTATACGGTAAATCTTGGCAGTATTGCCAATGGCGCCATTACTGCAAATCCTGAATCTGCCAGAGCCAATAGTACTGTATACCTGTTCGTTAACCCGACGAATGGGTATCAGTTAAAGGCCAATTCCCTGGCTGTCAGCGGAGTAGCACAAATAAACGGCAGCGGCGGTGTATATAGCTTTACCATGCCGACTTCTAATGTCACAGTGAGCGCCCAGTTTGAAAAGTGTCCCTATGCAGTCACTGTTATGTCTGCTAATACTGCGTATATCACTACAGATAAGAGTATTGCTTTAATGGGAGATACAGTAACTTTAACCGTGGTACCGCCTGTTCATAAAAAACTGATTGATAATTCGCTTATTGTTTCAGACAGCAGCGGTTACATCACCCCTGTAAAGGTTAATGACAGTAAATATACCTTTACCATGCCAGGCTCAGATGTAATGGTAAATAGCTTTTTTGAACCTGTTTATTACATCATTGCCAAGGGCGCAACAGACCATGGCAATATAATTCTCAGTCGACTCAGCGCTGCTTTTAACGATACAGTTACTGGTTCAGTGTCTCCTGATGCAGGGTATCACTTTGAATCCATAAGCGTTACGGCAGGATCTGAAACTGTCACTGTCGAGAGAAACGGCAGCGATTTTAGCTTTATCATGCCGGGATCTGCTGTAACGGTAAGCGCCGTGTTCTCAAATGAAACTGTTTCCGGTGGAACTGCTACAGTAACCATAACCGGTCCCCGGGATGAGAATATACAATTAGAAGGAATATCAGGTAGTCTTATCCTGTCCAAGACCGGTTCTTCGGGTAAACCAAGTTCAGTAACAGTGACCGTGGCGGATTCTTCCTATACCGGGATACAGTGGTTTGTCAACAATAATGAGATGGAGACTTTGCCAGGTTCGGATAGTCTGCTTCTAAAGGCTGCTGATTACCCGCTTACAGGCTGTTCGCTTACCGTTATGGTATATAAAGGGGAAGTCCCTTATACCAAAATATTGAACTTTGAAGTAAGGGAATAA
- a CDS encoding lamin tail domain-containing protein, protein MNKNKLFKFLSLILGLAVLVSCSNFFEPSSRDDGGTYITVDLEGDMRTLLPAASQFTKYTLKAARETQSETINITSMPQRITLSPGTWTIDAEAFVTVNGEQVSAAAGSIVVSDLAAGENRAVSIRLAMPDTQGTGIFDYTVALPAIPFNSAKMILTPLFGSPRTDIEYDLLNQLSGKNFLPSGYYLLRTIMEYNSLKAGKVEVVHIYPNMDTRAVYEFSSGDFIEQKVLIWQMYASSVDSTSTNGAVSHNFVELYNPTDAEINLAGYSLQYGYVGKDAEENPVYPDNYHDDIAWEKLDLSGTIPAHSSFLVLGKLWNADSRLDLGELIPDQAWDIAFENRNFKFCLIKSTAVLMVQNPFDINGDGSGVRAAGYVDMFGGINSNKPKDRDIINGYEGPKSYWDTKNWPEIVSKQKAARRINLVDTNDNTLDFEPIDYRPSGITDKQLPLYQPKNSDYGPWDPVAVPEILILQAYGTGTASDGSVSHNFIELYNPGKKDISLAGYSVQYSTSGASWNKLNLTGIIKAGHSFLILGAKNNTAARLQIAEITADMIWPGQVFDNKKFKIALVRSTDTLLAANPFNTGSGNPVAGYVDMVGAVNKASDGDVIDAFEGSGSNGPELISKNKSARRKTVIDTNSNVDDFEGIDYRKAGIADDALAAFYGPKGSVYGEWDPKYTPPPPVASETPIVILQAYGSGGKIDAAVSHSFVELYNTTDSAINLSGYTLQYSSKGTSWDVLPLTGSIPARTSFLILGKQSNNTGEVLPRVVLADDDFDTADQAWDIDLSNDAFKICLVHGTNPITTVNPYVAVIAGYVDMLGAGTADGFEAAPAAGISKQKTARRKTLTDTNNNAADFEIIEYRAQGGLSAEELLFYQPKNRFYGSWTPVRTAQSAQGLLILQVYGPGNSKDSDGVVTDGAVSRSFIELYNNTDTAIDLGTYSIQYSEGGNNWDKLNLSGIVPAHTSYLILGAAHNTAPRLTLNDNEGDKIWLGKDLSRERIKICLLSNQTLLTTANPYNDGSPVSGYVDMAGSGNNDNETHIDAFENSGDSDLTSCPQLLSRQKSMRRKSLIDSNNNRVDFTSIDYRAEKTNDDLLKIYRPKNIAYGIWDTVTAMD, encoded by the coding sequence ATGAATAAAAATAAACTTTTTAAGTTCCTTTCCCTGATATTAGGTTTGGCGGTACTTGTGTCTTGTTCAAACTTCTTTGAGCCTTCCTCCAGAGACGATGGGGGTACTTATATTACAGTCGATCTGGAGGGGGATATGCGGACTTTGCTGCCCGCCGCATCGCAGTTCACCAAATATACCCTCAAGGCTGCCAGGGAGACTCAATCTGAAACTATTAATATTACAAGTATGCCCCAGCGGATTACATTGTCCCCGGGAACCTGGACTATAGACGCCGAAGCATTTGTTACTGTTAATGGTGAACAGGTATCCGCAGCAGCGGGTAGTATAGTAGTGTCAGATCTGGCTGCAGGTGAAAACAGGGCAGTTTCAATCAGGCTTGCCATGCCGGACACTCAGGGAACCGGTATATTTGACTATACTGTTGCCTTGCCGGCTATTCCCTTCAATTCTGCTAAAATGATCCTCACTCCGCTTTTTGGCAGTCCCAGAACTGATATTGAATACGATCTGCTCAATCAGCTTTCGGGTAAGAATTTTCTGCCCTCCGGGTATTACCTCCTCAGAACCATTATGGAATACAATAGCCTTAAAGCCGGTAAGGTGGAGGTTGTCCATATTTATCCCAATATGGATACCAGAGCTGTATATGAATTCTCTTCCGGTGATTTTATTGAACAGAAGGTTTTGATTTGGCAGATGTATGCTTCCAGTGTTGATTCAACAAGCACCAACGGCGCAGTATCCCATAACTTTGTGGAATTATACAATCCTACAGATGCAGAAATCAACCTTGCCGGTTATTCCCTGCAGTATGGTTATGTCGGAAAAGACGCTGAGGAAAACCCGGTCTATCCTGATAATTACCATGATGATATTGCCTGGGAAAAACTTGATCTGTCGGGAACTATTCCCGCTCATTCATCTTTCCTTGTTTTAGGAAAACTCTGGAATGCTGATTCGAGGCTGGATCTGGGTGAGCTTATACCGGATCAGGCATGGGATATAGCCTTTGAAAATAGGAATTTTAAATTCTGCCTTATCAAGAGTACTGCTGTCTTGATGGTTCAAAATCCTTTTGATATCAATGGCGATGGTTCGGGGGTTCGTGCCGCAGGTTATGTGGATATGTTTGGCGGTATTAACAGCAATAAACCCAAAGACAGAGATATAATTAACGGCTATGAAGGCCCCAAGAGCTATTGGGATACAAAAAACTGGCCTGAAATTGTATCCAAGCAAAAAGCAGCCCGCAGAATAAACCTGGTAGATACTAACGATAATACCCTGGACTTTGAGCCTATTGATTACCGTCCTTCAGGTATCACCGATAAACAGCTCCCCCTGTATCAACCCAAGAATTCTGATTACGGCCCCTGGGATCCTGTAGCTGTTCCTGAAATTCTTATTCTTCAGGCTTATGGAACTGGTACCGCAAGTGACGGTTCCGTTTCGCATAACTTTATAGAGCTTTATAATCCCGGCAAAAAGGATATTTCTCTTGCGGGTTATTCAGTCCAATACAGTACGAGTGGAGCTTCATGGAACAAACTTAACCTGACAGGGATTATTAAAGCAGGGCATTCCTTCCTTATCCTCGGCGCCAAAAATAACACTGCTGCCCGCCTGCAGATCGCGGAAATCACCGCCGATATGATTTGGCCCGGACAGGTTTTTGATAACAAGAAGTTTAAGATAGCTCTTGTGCGGAGTACCGATACCCTGTTGGCGGCAAATCCCTTTAATACGGGAAGCGGAAACCCTGTCGCCGGTTATGTTGATATGGTTGGTGCGGTAAACAAGGCTAGTGATGGGGATGTTATTGATGCGTTTGAGGGTTCCGGTTCTAACGGGCCTGAACTAATATCGAAGAATAAATCCGCTCGGCGAAAAACCGTTATTGATACCAATAGCAACGTTGATGATTTTGAAGGAATTGATTACCGTAAAGCCGGTATTGCTGATGACGCACTGGCAGCATTCTACGGACCAAAGGGTAGTGTTTATGGGGAATGGGACCCCAAATATACGCCCCCTCCCCCGGTTGCTTCCGAAACCCCGATCGTTATATTGCAGGCCTATGGATCAGGCGGCAAGATCGATGCGGCTGTTTCGCATAGCTTTGTCGAACTTTATAATACTACGGATTCTGCCATAAATCTTTCAGGGTATACCCTGCAGTATAGTTCAAAAGGAACCAGCTGGGATGTGCTTCCCTTAACAGGAAGTATCCCTGCCAGGACTTCTTTCCTTATTCTGGGTAAACAGAGCAATAACACCGGTGAGGTTCTCCCTCGTGTTGTATTGGCTGATGACGACTTTGATACTGCGGATCAGGCATGGGATATAGATTTAAGCAATGATGCTTTTAAAATCTGTCTTGTTCATGGTACTAACCCTATAACAACGGTAAATCCCTATGTTGCTGTCATAGCAGGGTATGTTGATATGCTTGGCGCCGGAACTGCTGATGGGTTTGAAGCAGCCCCGGCAGCCGGAATATCCAAACAGAAGACCGCCAGGCGCAAGACCCTGACCGATACCAATAATAATGCGGCGGATTTTGAAATAATTGAATATCGGGCACAGGGCGGCTTGAGCGCTGAAGAGTTGCTTTTCTATCAGCCCAAGAACAGATTTTATGGTTCATGGACGCCGGTACGTACTGCACAGTCAGCCCAGGGTTTATTGATTCTGCAGGTCTATGGCCCGGGTAATAGTAAGGATTCTGACGGGGTGGTTACCGATGGTGCGGTTTCCCGTTCCTTTATTGAACTCTACAATAATACTGATACCGCTATAGATCTGGGTACTTATTCTATTCAGTATAGCGAGGGTGGAAACAACTGGGATAAACTCAATCTTTCGGGAATTGTTCCGGCTCATACTTCTTACCTGATTCTGGGGGCGGCTCATAACACTGCTCCCAGGCTGACCCTGAATGATAACGAAGGGGATAAAATTTGGCTGGGCAAGGACCTTAGCCGCGAACGGATTAAGATCTGCCTCCTCTCAAATCAAACATTGCTCACTACGGCCAATCCCTATAATGACGGCAGTCCGGTTTCAGGCTATGTTGATATGGCAGGTTCCGGTAATAATGATAATGAAACACACATTGATGCTTTTGAAAATAGCGGTGATTCAGATTTAACATCCTGTCCTCAGCTGCTTTCAAGGCAGAAGTCAATGAGGAGGAAGTCTTTGATTGACAGTAACAATAATCGTGTTGATTTTACCTCGATAGATTATCGGGCTGAAAAAACGAACGATGATTTGTTAAAAATCTACCGTCCCAAAAATATTGCATATGGTATATGGGATACAGTAACTGCCATGGACTAA
- a CDS encoding CotH kinase family protein, with amino-acid sequence MQNSNLKQAIILAITLILAGCSIPLDHPAAPVPSDGKARVTINLFRDNARTLLPQTPFSGYSLSLTNGDKEPVSHDNINTDSISMDLELGTWKINAAGYVEIGGIVYEAAAGEKEVEVMSSDDLTIDIDLYIPPAGGKGKFYYNIGLPQDVTLSTASLTLKALSEGGSDYSFNLLKDSGRSPRTIDDLSSGYYLMTITAGNGILSTGKTDVVHIYPGMLTEAKGADFSFTSADFSAAVLLQGEASVDSGYTVKSVHVYRDMACLSEIGASDGIANGMWLLTIPSNLYRSIVYLRVELENSGEIFWSKPYIQTISLTGSGNIILTVPVFTVNASLEGPASYGTITASPTGAAEGTLITITVTPTNEKYRFKDGSLKAVYGSTEITPTQDTANAGKYTFAMPANNATIKGRFEAKADLSGITVTKTGTPAVSALEPVFKADIVNYEVYVPNGVTNATITGTASATVAKITGNVKYTDIAAVTYWRNGTQVTTGNFALSVGPNIITIRVSAIDAADGAVKNYTLTINREYPDPQISAFRFTAADNDLTADIIGTFNQSAGTIKLEVPYAPDGNPDRPKTTKYIDNITQLKAAFITNDTANIVTVNGVTQASGLTGNDFRRDVQYTVSTPDGRKSKSYTVTLVSPQSTGLPVIKIDTQNYQEITDKEIYVKTNISVFDPNNTSYSFVHTGYGDEIRGRGNVTWTQPKKPYRIKFGEKQSLFGLTAAKSWVLLAGYYGGVFTDVVGFELEKRFNLPFYNHYTIVEVFLNGNYNGHYLLTEQVQVAKGRININDQEDFLVQIDAYYDEDPRFRTSKYSLPVMIKSPELGTNANAAEYNFVRNPINELTNKMAQSTFPENGYRDLIDMDSFVNWLMIQEIVNNSECRGPNNAYMYKVQGGKISMAQPWDFNWAYGARVDDSEDDTGFYSIVDRCLKHSFLNRFFDDPVFCARYKERWNEMYPSIRTIDAFVDVMAALVAKSDIENARCWHKADYWFANTEFAEMKAWLKKEIAYLHTEINKY; translated from the coding sequence ATGCAAAACAGTAATTTAAAGCAGGCTATTATCCTGGCGATCACGTTGATTCTTGCAGGATGTTCCATCCCCCTGGATCATCCGGCCGCGCCTGTACCATCAGACGGCAAGGCGAGGGTAACGATAAATTTGTTCAGGGATAATGCACGTACTCTTTTGCCCCAGACCCCTTTTTCTGGTTATTCCCTCAGTTTGACAAATGGTGATAAAGAACCTGTTTCTCATGATAATATTAATACTGATAGCATCAGCATGGATTTGGAATTAGGAACCTGGAAGATAAACGCTGCAGGTTATGTTGAAATTGGCGGAATAGTCTATGAGGCGGCTGCAGGAGAAAAAGAAGTCGAGGTTATGTCATCTGATGACCTTACAATTGATATTGACCTTTATATACCGCCTGCAGGCGGCAAGGGGAAATTTTACTATAATATAGGTCTGCCCCAGGATGTAACATTATCAACTGCTTCTCTCACGCTAAAGGCTCTTTCTGAAGGGGGATCAGATTATAGTTTTAATCTTCTTAAAGACAGCGGACGGAGTCCAAGGACAATAGACGATCTGTCTTCCGGTTATTATCTTATGACCATTACAGCCGGTAATGGTATTTTAAGTACCGGAAAAACCGACGTGGTTCATATCTATCCGGGTATGCTGACCGAGGCAAAAGGGGCAGATTTTAGTTTTACCTCTGCAGATTTTAGCGCTGCAGTTTTACTTCAGGGTGAGGCATCCGTTGATTCAGGCTATACCGTTAAGAGTGTACATGTATACCGGGACATGGCCTGTCTATCTGAGATCGGTGCTTCGGACGGTATTGCAAATGGCATGTGGCTTCTTACCATTCCATCAAATCTATACCGGAGTATCGTGTATCTCAGAGTAGAATTGGAAAATAGCGGGGAAATTTTTTGGAGCAAGCCTTATATACAAACCATAAGCCTTACCGGAAGCGGGAATATTATCCTGACGGTTCCGGTCTTTACCGTCAATGCGAGCCTTGAAGGGCCTGCAAGCTATGGGACTATCACTGCATCGCCAACGGGCGCAGCCGAAGGGACCTTGATAACCATTACGGTAACACCCACGAATGAAAAATACCGGTTTAAGGATGGTTCTCTGAAAGCTGTTTATGGGTCAACTGAAATAACCCCAACTCAGGATACAGCCAATGCCGGTAAGTATACCTTTGCCATGCCTGCAAACAATGCAACGATAAAAGGGCGGTTTGAAGCGAAAGCAGATTTATCGGGAATTACGGTAACGAAAACCGGGACCCCCGCAGTATCTGCGCTGGAACCGGTGTTTAAAGCAGATATAGTGAATTATGAGGTATACGTACCGAATGGCGTAACCAATGCAACAATAACAGGAACCGCAAGCGCAACCGTAGCAAAAATAACAGGAAACGTAAAATATACAGATATAGCGGCAGTAACCTATTGGAGAAATGGGACACAAGTGACGACTGGAAATTTCGCCCTTTCTGTCGGCCCCAATATAATCACTATCAGGGTAAGTGCAATAGATGCGGCAGACGGAGCTGTCAAAAACTATACATTGACAATAAACCGTGAATACCCTGATCCGCAAATCTCTGCCTTTCGTTTTACTGCAGCTGATAACGATCTGACTGCCGATATAATTGGAACTTTCAATCAAAGCGCCGGGACAATAAAGCTTGAGGTTCCCTATGCGCCCGATGGAAACCCGGATCGACCCAAGACCACCAAATATATAGACAATATTACCCAGCTCAAGGCCGCCTTTATAACCAATGACACTGCAAACATTGTGACGGTAAACGGAGTAACTCAGGCAAGCGGTCTTACGGGGAACGATTTTCGGCGGGATGTGCAATATACGGTGTCCACCCCGGATGGCAGGAAGAGCAAATCCTATACGGTAACCCTGGTATCACCCCAGTCCACAGGCCTGCCGGTGATTAAGATCGATACACAGAATTATCAGGAAATAACCGACAAAGAAATATATGTAAAAACAAACATTTCTGTTTTTGATCCAAATAACACCAGCTATAGTTTTGTCCATACCGGCTATGGAGACGAAATACGCGGGCGGGGAAATGTCACATGGACTCAACCAAAAAAACCATATAGAATTAAATTTGGCGAAAAACAGTCATTGTTTGGTTTAACGGCGGCAAAAAGCTGGGTGTTGCTGGCAGGCTATTATGGAGGTGTTTTTACAGATGTCGTTGGTTTTGAATTGGAAAAACGTTTCAATTTGCCTTTTTATAATCATTATACCATTGTTGAAGTATTTTTGAATGGGAATTATAATGGTCATTATTTACTAACTGAGCAGGTACAGGTTGCTAAAGGACGGATAAATATAAATGACCAGGAAGATTTTTTGGTACAAATAGATGCTTATTATGATGAAGACCCTAGATTTAGAACGTCAAAATACAGCCTGCCTGTAATGATAAAATCACCTGAGCTTGGCACTAATGCCAATGCCGCAGAATATAACTTTGTAAGAAATCCCATCAATGAACTAACCAACAAAATGGCTCAGAGTACATTTCCTGAAAACGGTTACAGAGATTTAATAGACATGGATAGTTTTGTAAACTGGCTTATGATACAGGAAATAGTAAATAATTCTGAATGCCGCGGGCCAAATAATGCATATATGTATAAAGTTCAAGGCGGCAAAATTTCTATGGCGCAGCCTTGGGATTTTAACTGGGCTTATGGCGCCCGTGTTGATGATAGTGAAGATGATACTGGTTTTTACTCTATCGTAGACCGTTGTTTGAAGCATTCATTTTTAAATCGTTTCTTTGATGACCCTGTTTTTTGTGCAAGATACAAAGAACGGTGGAATGAAATGTACCCGTCTATAAGGACTATTGATGCCTTTGTTGATGTGATGGCTGCACTTGTTGCAAAATCGGATATAGAGAACGCTAGGTGCTGGCACAAGGCGGATTATTGGTTTGCTAATACGGAATTTGCAGAAATGAAAGCTTGGCTGAAAAAGGAAATTGCCTATTTGCATACGGAGATAAACAAGTATTAA